The Micromonospora sp. NBC_01740 genome includes a window with the following:
- the ppc gene encoding phosphoenolpyruvate carboxylase, with translation MTDQHDHDGPDAALRADIRRLGTLLGQTLARQEGRPLLDLVEEIRAQVRSDAPTAAQRLAGLDVTTGTKLARAFSTYFHLANITEQVHRARELRRRRAVQGGWLDQAAKMIAERGVPAEEIAAAARRLAVRPVFTAHPTEAARRSILSKLRAIADELDTETANAILYGASDEGPANRRLAELLDLMWQTDELRLDRPDPTDEARNAIYYLRDLYAEAAPQVLDDLADTLRTLGVETSPTARPLSFGTWIGGDRDGNPFVTPAVTREVLTIQHEHGIAATEKAMDHLIDEVSVSRRLRGVSLDLSASLAADLDALPEVAARFRRVNAEEPYRLKARCVKAKLANTRQRLRQGTAHVPGRDYRGSAELVADLELLRASLARNAGQLTAVGRLASTIRTVSAFGLHLATMDVREHAEAHHAVLAQLYAAVGEVSDYPSLSRQERTKLLADELTGRRPLSTLDTPLTEATRKTFDVFGTIREAQDRFGNEVIESYIVSMTLGVDDVLAAVVLAREAGLVDVHSGRSRIGFVPLLETPAELNTGGELLDELLSLPAYRALVAARGDVQEVMLGYSDSNKEAGITTSQWSIHRAQRALRDVAARHGVHLRLFHGRGGTVGRGGGPTHEAILAQPYGTLDGAIKVTEQGEVISDKYSLPSLARENLELTLAAVLQATLLHTAPRQPAEMLERWDAAMDTVSDSAFRSYRSLVEDPDLPAYFWASTPTELLGALNIGSRPAKRPNTGAGLAGLRAIPWVFGWTQTRQIVPGWFGVGSGLAAAREAGLEDVLAEMHRNWHFFRTFLSNVEMMLTKTDLSIARRYVETLVPKKLHPIFHKIEQEYELTKQEVLAVTSSPALLENSPVLQRTLAVRDTYLEPLHHLQVALLRQYRESGAAGRAVATAPGGRRAPSDGTALERALLTTVNGIAAGMRNTG, from the coding sequence GTGACCGACCAGCACGACCACGACGGCCCCGACGCCGCCCTGCGGGCCGACATCCGCCGCCTCGGCACCCTGCTCGGGCAGACCCTCGCCCGCCAGGAGGGCCGGCCGCTGCTCGACCTCGTCGAGGAGATCCGCGCCCAGGTGCGCTCCGATGCGCCCACCGCCGCGCAGCGCCTCGCCGGCCTGGACGTCACCACCGGCACCAAGCTGGCCCGCGCCTTCTCCACCTACTTCCACCTGGCGAACATCACCGAGCAGGTGCACCGGGCCCGGGAGCTGCGGCGCCGCCGGGCGGTGCAGGGCGGTTGGCTGGACCAGGCGGCCAAGATGATCGCCGAGCGCGGGGTGCCGGCCGAGGAGATCGCCGCGGCGGCCCGGCGGCTGGCGGTACGGCCCGTCTTCACCGCCCACCCGACCGAGGCGGCCCGCCGGTCGATCCTGTCCAAGCTGCGCGCCATCGCCGACGAGCTCGACACCGAGACCGCGAACGCGATCCTCTACGGCGCCAGCGACGAGGGCCCGGCCAACCGCCGCCTCGCCGAACTGCTCGACCTGATGTGGCAGACCGACGAGCTGCGGCTGGACCGGCCGGACCCGACCGACGAGGCCCGCAACGCCATCTACTACCTGCGCGACCTGTACGCCGAGGCCGCCCCGCAGGTCCTCGACGACCTCGCCGACACGCTGCGCACCCTCGGCGTGGAGACCTCCCCGACCGCCCGGCCGTTGTCCTTCGGCACCTGGATCGGCGGCGACCGCGACGGCAACCCGTTCGTCACGCCGGCGGTGACCCGCGAGGTGCTGACCATCCAGCACGAGCACGGCATCGCGGCCACCGAGAAGGCGATGGACCACCTGATCGACGAGGTGTCGGTGTCCCGGCGGCTGCGCGGGGTGTCGCTCGACCTCTCCGCGAGCCTCGCCGCCGACCTGGACGCGCTGCCCGAGGTGGCGGCCCGGTTCCGCCGGGTCAACGCCGAGGAGCCCTACCGGCTCAAGGCCCGCTGCGTGAAGGCGAAGCTGGCCAACACCCGGCAGCGGCTGCGCCAGGGCACCGCGCACGTGCCCGGTCGGGACTACCGCGGCTCCGCCGAGCTGGTCGCCGACCTGGAGCTGCTGCGCGCCTCGCTGGCCCGCAACGCCGGCCAGCTCACCGCCGTGGGCCGGCTCGCCTCGACCATCCGTACGGTCTCCGCGTTCGGGCTGCACCTGGCGACCATGGACGTCCGGGAGCACGCCGAGGCGCACCACGCGGTGCTCGCCCAGCTCTACGCGGCCGTCGGCGAGGTCTCCGACTACCCGTCGCTGAGCCGGCAGGAACGCACGAAGCTGCTCGCCGACGAGCTGACCGGCCGCCGACCGCTCTCCACGCTGGACACCCCGCTGACCGAGGCGACCCGCAAGACGTTCGACGTGTTCGGCACCATCCGCGAGGCACAGGACCGGTTCGGCAACGAGGTCATCGAGTCGTACATCGTCTCGATGACGCTCGGCGTGGACGACGTGCTCGCCGCCGTGGTGCTGGCGCGCGAGGCCGGCCTGGTCGACGTGCACAGCGGCCGCTCCCGGATCGGCTTCGTGCCGCTGCTGGAGACCCCGGCCGAGCTGAACACGGGCGGCGAACTCCTCGACGAGCTGCTCTCGCTGCCGGCGTACCGGGCCCTGGTGGCGGCGCGGGGCGACGTGCAGGAGGTGATGCTGGGCTACTCCGACTCCAACAAGGAGGCCGGCATCACCACCAGCCAGTGGTCCATCCACCGGGCCCAGCGCGCGCTGCGCGACGTGGCGGCCCGGCACGGCGTACACCTGCGGCTCTTCCACGGCCGCGGCGGCACGGTGGGTCGCGGCGGCGGGCCGACGCACGAGGCGATCCTGGCCCAGCCGTACGGCACCCTGGACGGCGCGATCAAGGTCACCGAGCAGGGCGAGGTCATCTCCGACAAGTACTCCCTGCCGTCGCTGGCGCGGGAGAACCTGGAGCTGACCCTGGCCGCGGTGCTCCAGGCCACCCTGCTGCACACCGCGCCCCGGCAGCCCGCCGAGATGCTGGAACGCTGGGACGCCGCGATGGATACGGTCTCCGACTCGGCCTTCCGGTCGTACCGGTCGCTGGTCGAGGACCCGGACCTGCCCGCGTACTTCTGGGCGTCGACGCCGACGGAGCTGCTCGGCGCGCTGAACATCGGCTCCCGGCCGGCGAAGCGGCCGAACACCGGGGCCGGGCTCGCCGGGTTGCGCGCCATCCCGTGGGTGTTCGGCTGGACCCAGACCCGACAGATCGTGCCCGGCTGGTTCGGGGTCGGCTCCGGCCTGGCCGCGGCCCGCGAGGCGGGGCTGGAGGACGTGCTGGCCGAGATGCACCGCAACTGGCACTTCTTCCGCACGTTCCTGTCGAACGTCGAGATGATGCTCACCAAGACCGACCTGAGCATCGCCCGCCGCTACGTCGAGACGCTGGTGCCGAAGAAGCTGCACCCGATCTTCCACAAGATCGAGCAGGAGTACGAGCTGACCAAGCAGGAGGTGCTGGCGGTGACCTCCTCGCCGGCCCTGCTGGAGAACTCCCCCGTGCTCCAGCGCACCCTGGCCGTCCGCGACACGTACCTGGAGCCGCTGCACCACCTCCAGGTCGCCCTGCTGCGCCAGTACCGGGAGTCCGGGGCGGCGGGCCGGGCGGTGGCCACGGCGCCGGGCGGCCGGCGTGCGCCGAGCGACGGTACGGCGCTGGAGCGGGCGCTGCTGACCACGGTCAACGGCATCGCCGCCGGCATGCGCAACACGGGCTGA
- a CDS encoding S66 family peptidase → MTSPSYPPKPRPGDRVAVVSPSAGLPALFPHVYELGLRRLREEFGLEPVEYPTTRVLGADPRDRARDLAAAFADPTIAAVLATVGGDDLITVTPYLDDAVLRANPKPYFGYSDNTNVLNHLYRLGVVSYHGGSVLVHLGRPGSPHPLTFDSLRAALFTSGWYDLTPAPQWGDRPNDWQDPATLADEPEMLPGEGWRWQGPSTVVEGRTWGGNLEILHWLLAADRVPDAGDLAGSVLMVETSEELPPATEVFRILRNMGERGLLAGFPAVLVGRPKAWDFTRQHTPDERRDWAEAQREAVTRALAAYCPDAVVVFDVDLGHTDPQLIVPYGGEIRIDATTRHISVRY, encoded by the coding sequence ATGACGTCGCCGAGCTATCCCCCCAAGCCCCGACCGGGAGACCGGGTCGCGGTCGTCTCGCCGTCCGCCGGCCTGCCGGCCCTCTTCCCCCACGTGTACGAGTTGGGCCTGCGCCGGCTGCGCGAGGAGTTCGGCCTGGAGCCGGTGGAGTACCCGACCACCCGGGTACTCGGCGCCGACCCGCGCGACCGGGCCCGGGACCTGGCCGCCGCCTTCGCCGACCCGACGATCGCCGCCGTGCTCGCCACAGTGGGCGGGGACGACCTGATCACGGTCACCCCGTACCTGGACGACGCCGTGCTGCGGGCCAACCCGAAGCCGTACTTCGGCTACTCCGACAACACCAACGTCCTCAACCACCTGTACCGGCTGGGCGTCGTGTCGTACCACGGCGGGTCCGTGCTCGTGCACCTCGGCCGGCCCGGCAGCCCGCACCCGCTGACCTTCGACTCGCTGCGCGCGGCCCTCTTCACCTCCGGCTGGTACGACCTCACTCCCGCGCCGCAGTGGGGCGACCGGCCGAACGACTGGCAGGACCCGGCGACGCTGGCCGACGAGCCGGAGATGCTCCCGGGCGAGGGCTGGCGTTGGCAGGGGCCGTCGACGGTGGTCGAGGGGCGCACCTGGGGCGGCAACCTGGAGATCCTGCACTGGCTGCTGGCCGCCGACCGGGTCCCTGACGCCGGGGACCTGGCCGGATCGGTGCTGATGGTCGAGACCTCCGAGGAGTTGCCCCCGGCCACCGAGGTGTTCCGGATCCTGCGCAACATGGGGGAGCGCGGTCTGCTCGCCGGCTTCCCGGCGGTCCTCGTCGGCCGGCCGAAGGCGTGGGACTTCACCCGGCAGCACACCCCCGACGAGCGGCGGGACTGGGCGGAGGCGCAGCGGGAGGCGGTCACCCGGGCGCTGGCCGCCTATTGCCCCGACGCGGTGGTGGTCTTCGACGTCGACCTCGGCCACACCGACCCGCAGCTGATCGTCCCGTACGGCGGCGAGATCCGCATCGACGCGACCACCCGACACATCTCGGTCCGCTACTGA
- a CDS encoding endonuclease domain-containing protein, with protein sequence MPRTDALVAVDALLHRRVVKLPALGSYLDTHNGWPGTAQLREVLTLAEPLSESPMETRLRLVLHDAGLPPLTAQHDVYGTHPHRGRVFLGRVDLAYPRWRIAIEYEGDHHRERTHFQRDVARLNALRAAGWLVLRFTADDALRHPARIVRLVTAAIQERRPGQC encoded by the coding sequence TTGCCCCGGACGGACGCGCTCGTCGCGGTGGACGCGCTGCTGCATCGGCGGGTGGTCAAGCTCCCGGCGTTGGGCAGCTACCTGGACACGCACAACGGCTGGCCCGGCACCGCCCAACTGCGGGAGGTGCTCACGCTGGCCGAGCCGCTGAGCGAGTCCCCCATGGAGACCCGGCTCCGGCTCGTCCTGCACGACGCCGGTCTGCCACCCCTGACCGCGCAGCACGACGTGTACGGCACCCACCCGCACCGGGGACGCGTCTTCCTCGGTCGCGTCGACCTCGCCTACCCCCGGTGGCGAATCGCCATCGAGTACGAGGGTGACCACCACCGGGAACGCACCCACTTCCAGCGCGACGTGGCTCGGCTCAACGCACTCCGCGCGGCGGGCTGGTTGGTGCTGCGCTTCACCGCGGACGACGCACTGCGGCACCCCGCCCGAATTGTCCGGCTGGTGACTGCCGCAATCCAGGAACGCCGCCCCGGCCAATGCTGA
- a CDS encoding cyclase family protein, with amino-acid sequence MGNQWRAQFDAEVTFANGGGLRTDGFRLDIPGRDIADDELAALFVRHLGLLMVAEVRITGRTIIEEPHKGGRGVAAGPGDSSRRRLVELSHVVTDGMTTLPGWPAPRITEWLTREASRANYAPGTEFQVGRIDMIANTGTYLDTPAHRFADGADLAGTPLDRLADLPGVVVRVPAGTRAVDRLLLAPYDVAGHAVLLHTGWSAHFGTDRYGAPEAPYLTGDGARALVDAGAALVGIDSINIDDMSPAAAGERPAHSALLAAGVPIVEHLTGLDALPPTGFRFTAAPPMVAGMGTFPVRAFAVLNPT; translated from the coding sequence ATGGGCAACCAGTGGCGGGCACAGTTCGACGCGGAGGTCACCTTCGCCAACGGCGGCGGGCTGCGGACGGACGGGTTCCGTCTGGACATTCCCGGCCGCGACATCGCCGACGACGAATTGGCGGCGCTGTTCGTCCGGCACCTCGGGCTGCTGATGGTGGCCGAGGTACGGATCACCGGCCGGACGATCATCGAGGAGCCGCACAAGGGCGGCCGGGGTGTGGCCGCCGGCCCGGGGGACAGTTCCCGGCGACGGCTGGTCGAGTTGAGCCACGTCGTCACCGACGGCATGACCACCCTGCCGGGCTGGCCGGCGCCACGGATCACCGAATGGCTGACCCGGGAGGCGTCCCGCGCCAACTACGCCCCCGGCACCGAGTTCCAGGTGGGGCGGATCGACATGATCGCCAACACCGGCACGTACCTGGACACGCCCGCCCACCGCTTCGCCGACGGCGCCGACCTCGCCGGCACCCCGCTGGACCGCCTCGCCGACCTGCCCGGCGTCGTGGTCCGGGTACCGGCCGGCACCCGCGCGGTGGACCGGCTGCTGCTGGCACCGTACGACGTCGCCGGGCACGCGGTGCTGCTGCACACGGGCTGGTCGGCGCACTTCGGCACGGACCGGTACGGCGCGCCGGAGGCGCCCTACCTCACCGGCGACGGCGCCCGGGCCCTGGTCGACGCGGGCGCCGCCCTGGTCGGCATCGACTCGATCAACATCGACGACATGAGCCCGGCGGCGGCCGGCGAACGACCGGCGCACAGCGCCCTGCTGGCCGCCGGCGTCCCGATCGTGGAGCACCTGACCGGGCTCGACGCGCTGCCCCCGACCGGCTTCCGGTTCACGGCCGCCCCACCGATGGTGGCCGGCATGGGCACCTTCCCGGTACGGGCGTTCGCGGTCCTCAATCCCACCTGA
- a CDS encoding helix-turn-helix domain-containing protein: MPEGTGSDPRRKTTPARWRMLGHPDGILIYEVRCIVESHGWTTPAIELNYNLILGRSGAYRRRLNGRTAFSDATSVLLTRPGDEMSVSHPLGCGDSYTCLEVDPAVLAERPDGTRWLETAGWEGTSDAALDLAHRMLIAEFRRGLDRFEMAERLHRFLDEVLSRTGARDEPGTDLARAVSRRPATQAAHRRLADRAREVLTAGDYSLSLDEVAREVGASPHHLSRVFHRVTGSSLTAYRNRLRVRAVLDTLAESDERPLRAVAAEHGFADQAHLTRVVRDHVGHPPAHLRRLLTQTRRT, translated from the coding sequence ATGCCTGAGGGAACCGGCAGCGATCCACGCCGGAAGACCACGCCGGCCCGGTGGCGGATGCTGGGTCACCCGGACGGGATCCTCATCTACGAGGTCCGCTGCATCGTCGAGAGCCACGGCTGGACGACACCGGCCATCGAGCTGAACTACAACCTCATTCTCGGGCGGTCGGGGGCGTACCGGCGGCGACTCAACGGTCGTACGGCGTTCTCGGACGCCACCTCGGTGCTGCTCACCCGGCCGGGCGACGAGATGTCCGTGTCCCACCCGCTGGGCTGCGGCGACTCGTACACCTGCCTGGAGGTCGACCCGGCGGTGCTGGCCGAACGCCCGGACGGGACCCGCTGGCTGGAGACCGCCGGCTGGGAGGGCACCTCCGACGCGGCGCTCGACCTGGCACACCGGATGCTCATCGCGGAGTTCCGTCGAGGGCTGGACCGCTTCGAGATGGCGGAACGGCTGCACCGCTTCCTCGACGAGGTGCTCAGCCGTACCGGTGCCCGGGACGAGCCGGGGACGGACCTGGCACGCGCGGTCAGCCGGCGACCCGCCACCCAGGCCGCCCACCGTCGCCTGGCCGACCGGGCCCGCGAGGTGCTCACCGCCGGCGACTACTCGCTCAGCCTCGACGAGGTGGCCCGCGAGGTGGGCGCCTCCCCGCACCACCTGAGCCGGGTGTTCCACCGGGTCACCGGCAGCAGCCTCACCGCCTACCGCAACCGGCTGCGGGTCCGGGCGGTGCTGGACACCCTCGCCGAGTCGGACGAGCGGCCGCTGCGCGCGGTGGCGGCGGAGCACGGCTTCGCCGACCAGGCCCACCTCACCCGCGTGGTCCGGGACCACGTCGGCCACCCCCCGGCCCACCTGCGCCGACTCCTCACCCAAACCCGACGGACCTGA
- the mfd gene encoding transcription-repair coupling factor — protein MLTGLFSAALADPGLARARDLARSGAAQVDGLDITAPPALRPFAVAAVAADQAGDGGPGGGAGRPVLAVTATTREADDLAAALGSLLPPEQVTVFPSWETLPHERLSPRSDTVGRRLAVLRRLAHPGSADAHGRTGPLRVVVAPVRSLLQPQLKGLGDLEPVQLAAGQEADLEEVARRLTDMAYGRVDLVTKRGEFAVRGGILDIFPPTDEHPSRVEFWGDEVEEIRTFAVADQRTIEQVPQLWAPPCRELLLTPSVRKRAAALAEEHPELAEILDKLAEGIPVEGMESLAPALIGADSMELLLDAMPAGTHVLLCDPERIRTRAHDLVRTSDEFLQASWAAAAVGGQAPVDLGAAAFRTLGDVRAVAAKLRQPWWTLSPFGLVEAEAAPARQPWEDGPEAYDVTPDDAIAVTLSAQPAPLYHGETARVVEDLKRWTGEGWSVALVFEGHGPAQRAVEVLRDAGLGARLTEEIPTAPAPGEVLVACGSLTGGFVDEASRFVLLTGNDVTGGRGTSTRDMRKMPSRRRNTIDPLELKAGDHVVHEQHGIGRYVELVQRTVNGASREYLVIEYAPSKRGQPGDRLFVPTDQLDQLSRYVGGEQPTLHKMGGSDWQKSKARARKAVREIAAQLIQLYAARKASKGHNFGPDTPWQRELEDAFPWQETPDQLAAIEEVKRDMEQTVPMDRLICGDVGYGKTEIAVRAAFKAVQDGKQVAVLVPTTLLVQQHYNTFAERMSQFPVTIRQLSRFQTPKEAEQALEMAAAGTADIVIGTHRLLQAATRFKSLGLVIVDEEQRFGVEHKEHLKTMRASVDVLSMSATPIPRTLEMAITGIREMSTIATPPEERHPVLTFVGAHDERQVAASIHRELLRDGQVFYLHNRVESIDRTARKLRELVPEARVAVAHGQMGEEALEKVMVGFWEKEFDVLVCTTIVESGIDIPNANTLIVERADLLGLAQLHQIRGRVGRGRERAYAYFLYPPEKPLTEHAHERLATIAQHTELGAGMYVAMKDLEIRGAGNLLGGEQSGHIEGVGFDLYVRMVGEAVSAFKGERPEEETEVKVDLPVDAHLPHDYVAVERLRLEMYRKLAEARDADRLREVVAEMTDRYGEPPAPVQNLVAVARFRLLARRYGLTDVSMQGKHIRFGPLPLPDSKQLRLKRYHPDSVYKQALDQVSVPRPSTRRVGGEPLRDQALLEWCAQLLKDVLGEPATAGAAAR, from the coding sequence ATGCTCACCGGTCTGTTCTCCGCCGCCCTGGCCGACCCGGGGCTGGCCCGGGCACGTGACCTGGCGCGCTCCGGTGCCGCGCAGGTCGACGGCCTCGACATCACCGCCCCGCCCGCGCTGCGCCCGTTCGCGGTCGCCGCAGTCGCCGCCGACCAGGCCGGCGACGGCGGGCCGGGCGGCGGCGCGGGCCGTCCGGTGCTCGCCGTGACCGCCACCACGCGGGAGGCCGACGACCTGGCCGCCGCGCTGGGCAGCCTGCTCCCGCCCGAGCAGGTGACGGTCTTCCCGTCATGGGAGACGCTGCCGCACGAGCGCCTGTCGCCCCGCTCCGACACGGTCGGCCGTCGGCTGGCCGTGCTGCGCCGGCTCGCGCACCCCGGTTCGGCTGACGCGCACGGTCGCACCGGCCCGCTGCGGGTGGTCGTGGCGCCCGTCCGGTCGCTGCTGCAACCGCAGCTCAAGGGGCTCGGCGACCTGGAGCCGGTGCAGCTCGCCGCCGGGCAGGAGGCCGACCTGGAGGAGGTCGCCCGCCGGTTGACCGACATGGCGTACGGGCGGGTCGACCTGGTCACCAAGCGGGGCGAGTTCGCCGTGCGCGGCGGCATCCTCGACATCTTCCCGCCCACCGACGAGCATCCGTCGCGGGTCGAGTTCTGGGGCGACGAGGTGGAGGAGATCCGCACCTTCGCCGTCGCCGACCAGCGCACCATCGAGCAGGTGCCGCAGCTGTGGGCGCCGCCGTGCCGGGAGCTGCTGCTCACCCCGTCGGTGCGCAAGCGGGCCGCCGCCCTCGCCGAGGAGCACCCGGAGCTGGCGGAGATCCTCGACAAGCTGGCCGAGGGCATCCCGGTGGAGGGCATGGAGTCCCTGGCCCCGGCGCTGATCGGCGCCGACTCGATGGAGCTGCTGCTGGACGCCATGCCGGCCGGCACCCACGTGCTCCTGTGCGACCCGGAGCGGATCCGCACCCGGGCGCACGACCTGGTGCGTACCTCCGACGAGTTCCTCCAGGCGAGCTGGGCCGCGGCCGCCGTCGGTGGCCAGGCCCCCGTCGACCTCGGCGCCGCCGCCTTCCGGACCCTGGGCGACGTACGCGCCGTCGCGGCGAAGCTGCGCCAGCCCTGGTGGACGCTGTCGCCGTTCGGGCTCGTGGAGGCCGAGGCCGCCCCGGCGCGGCAGCCCTGGGAGGACGGGCCGGAGGCGTACGACGTCACTCCCGACGACGCGATCGCGGTGACCCTCTCCGCGCAGCCGGCCCCGCTCTACCACGGCGAGACCGCCCGGGTGGTCGAAGACCTCAAGCGCTGGACCGGCGAGGGCTGGTCGGTCGCGCTGGTCTTCGAGGGGCACGGCCCCGCCCAGCGGGCGGTCGAGGTGCTCCGCGACGCGGGCCTCGGCGCGCGGCTGACCGAGGAGATCCCGACCGCGCCCGCCCCCGGCGAGGTGCTGGTCGCCTGCGGCAGCCTGACCGGCGGCTTCGTCGACGAGGCGTCCAGGTTCGTGCTGCTCACCGGCAACGACGTCACCGGCGGGCGGGGCACCTCGACCCGCGACATGCGCAAGATGCCGAGCCGACGGCGCAACACCATCGACCCCCTGGAGCTCAAGGCCGGCGACCACGTCGTGCACGAGCAGCACGGCATCGGCCGCTATGTCGAGCTGGTGCAGCGCACCGTCAACGGGGCGTCGCGGGAATACCTGGTCATCGAGTACGCCCCGAGCAAGCGTGGCCAGCCCGGGGACCGGCTCTTCGTCCCCACCGACCAGCTCGACCAGCTCTCCCGCTACGTCGGCGGCGAGCAGCCCACCCTGCACAAGATGGGCGGCTCGGACTGGCAGAAGTCCAAGGCCCGGGCCCGCAAGGCGGTCAGGGAGATCGCCGCCCAGCTCATCCAGCTCTACGCGGCCCGCAAGGCGTCCAAGGGGCACAACTTCGGCCCCGACACGCCGTGGCAGCGGGAGCTGGAGGACGCCTTCCCGTGGCAGGAGACGCCGGACCAGCTCGCCGCGATCGAGGAGGTCAAGCGGGACATGGAGCAGACCGTCCCGATGGACCGGCTGATCTGCGGCGACGTCGGCTACGGCAAGACGGAGATCGCCGTCCGGGCGGCGTTCAAGGCGGTGCAGGACGGCAAGCAGGTGGCGGTGCTGGTGCCCACCACGCTGCTGGTGCAGCAGCACTACAACACGTTTGCCGAGCGGATGAGCCAGTTCCCGGTGACCATCCGGCAGCTCTCCCGCTTCCAGACGCCGAAGGAGGCGGAGCAGGCCCTGGAGATGGCCGCCGCGGGCACCGCCGACATCGTCATCGGCACCCACCGGCTGCTCCAGGCGGCCACCCGGTTCAAGTCGCTCGGCCTGGTCATCGTCGACGAGGAGCAGCGCTTCGGCGTAGAGCACAAGGAGCACCTGAAGACGATGCGCGCCTCGGTCGACGTGCTGAGCATGTCGGCCACGCCGATCCCGCGCACGCTGGAGATGGCGATCACCGGCATCCGGGAGATGTCGACAATCGCCACCCCGCCGGAGGAGCGGCACCCGGTGCTCACCTTCGTCGGTGCGCACGACGAGCGGCAGGTGGCCGCCTCCATCCACCGCGAGCTGCTCCGCGACGGGCAGGTCTTCTACCTGCACAACCGGGTCGAGTCGATCGACCGGACGGCCCGGAAGCTGCGCGAGCTGGTGCCCGAGGCGCGGGTCGCGGTGGCGCACGGCCAGATGGGCGAGGAGGCCCTGGAAAAGGTCATGGTCGGCTTCTGGGAGAAGGAGTTCGACGTGCTGGTCTGCACCACGATCGTGGAGTCCGGCATCGACATCCCCAACGCCAACACCCTGATCGTGGAGCGGGCCGACCTGCTCGGCCTGGCCCAGCTGCACCAGATCCGCGGCCGGGTCGGCCGGGGCCGGGAGCGGGCGTACGCCTACTTCCTCTACCCGCCGGAGAAGCCGCTCACCGAGCACGCCCACGAGCGGCTGGCGACCATCGCCCAGCACACCGAGCTGGGCGCCGGCATGTACGTGGCGATGAAGGACCTGGAGATCCGGGGCGCCGGCAACCTGCTCGGCGGCGAGCAGTCCGGGCACATCGAGGGCGTCGGCTTCGACCTGTACGTGCGGATGGTCGGCGAGGCGGTCTCCGCGTTCAAGGGCGAGCGCCCGGAGGAGGAGACCGAGGTCAAGGTCGACCTGCCGGTCGACGCCCACCTGCCGCACGACTACGTCGCCGTGGAGCGGCTGCGCCTGGAGATGTACCGCAAGCTCGCCGAGGCCCGCGACGCCGACCGGCTGCGCGAGGTGGTGGCCGAGATGACCGACCGCTACGGCGAGCCGCCCGCGCCGGTGCAGAACCTCGTCGCCGTGGCCCGGTTCCGGCTGCTGGCCCGCCGCTACGGCCTGACCGACGTCTCCATGCAGGGCAAGCACATCCGGTTCGGTCCGCTGCCGCTGCCCGACTCGAAGCAGCTGCGGCTCAAGCGCTACCACCCCGACTCGGTCTACAAGCAGGCGCTCGACCAGGTCAGCGTGCCCCGGCCCAGCACCCGGCGGGTGGGCGGCGAGCCGCTGCGCGACCAGGCCCTGCTGGAGTGGTGCGCCCAGTTGCTCAAGGACGTCCTGGGCGAGCCGGCGACGGCGGGAGCCGCCGCGCGGTGA